A DNA window from Micrococcales bacterium contains the following coding sequences:
- a CDS encoding polyprenyl synthetase family protein, whose product MAEAPPKAGLALPDPDLAASVGIGMEQVEATLFKAVEGDDEFASAAARHLLDAGGKRLRPMLTLLCAHLGDGVSQAVVDAAAVVELTHLASLYHDDVIDSAPLRRGAPSAHEVYGATVAILTGDLLFAKASQIVAGLGAEAVLIQAQTFERLCLGQIHETVGPGQGDPVDHHMRVLADKTGALIATSARFGAMMAACPPPVIEALIGFGEAVGVAFQLADDIIDLTGPAALTGKTPGTDLREGVPTMPVLLVEQAAHQDLAAGRGQTESVDLAQALGQDLSDDAVLAGVVARLGAHPAMERSRQIALDWAGMAKAQLAALPAGSVKDALAATADLFVRRLA is encoded by the coding sequence ATGGCTGAAGCTCCACCGAAGGCCGGTCTGGCTCTACCTGATCCAGACCTGGCCGCCTCGGTCGGAATCGGCATGGAACAGGTCGAAGCGACCCTGTTCAAGGCGGTCGAGGGGGATGACGAGTTCGCCTCGGCCGCCGCCCGTCACCTGCTTGATGCCGGCGGCAAGCGGCTGCGCCCCATGTTGACGCTGCTTTGCGCTCACCTAGGAGACGGTGTCAGCCAGGCAGTGGTTGACGCTGCCGCCGTGGTCGAGCTGACCCACCTGGCCTCGCTCTACCACGACGATGTCATCGACTCCGCCCCGCTTAGGCGAGGTGCGCCATCGGCCCACGAAGTCTACGGCGCCACGGTGGCGATTCTGACTGGCGACCTGTTGTTTGCCAAGGCCTCACAAATCGTGGCCGGCCTGGGCGCCGAGGCGGTCCTGATCCAAGCCCAAACCTTCGAACGGCTTTGCCTGGGCCAGATCCACGAGACAGTGGGACCAGGCCAAGGTGACCCGGTGGACCACCACATGAGGGTCCTGGCCGATAAGACCGGTGCCCTAATCGCCACTTCGGCCCGTTTTGGCGCCATGATGGCGGCCTGCCCGCCGCCGGTGATCGAAGCCTTGATTGGCTTTGGCGAAGCCGTTGGTGTGGCCTTCCAGCTAGCCGATGACATCATCGACCTGACCGGACCGGCAGCGCTGACCGGCAAGACGCCTGGCACCGACTTACGCGAGGGCGTGCCGACTATGCCGGTGCTACTGGTGGAGCAGGCCGCGCACCAAGATTTGGCGGCAGGGCGCGGGCAAACCGAGTCAGTCGATTTGGCCCAGGCCTTGGGGCAGGACTTGTCCGATGACGCCGTGCTGGCAGGCGTGGTGGCGCGCCTTGGGGCCCACCCGGCGATGGAACGCTCCCGGCAAATCGCGCTGGATTGGGCGGGCATGGCCAAAGCTCAGCTGGCGGCTCTACCGGCCGGGTCAGTCAAGGACGCACTCGCCGCCACGGCCGATCTTTTCGTCCGCCGCCTGGCCTGA
- the nuoN gene encoding NADH-quinone oxidoreductase subunit NuoN — protein MSFGIVRDEMWLSLGLDWALLAPVVVVLGGAVLATLFEVVLPKSIRKPVQVVLALVAIAAGGLLAVVRALDNAAPQVTAQGSYFADSLTSFLQIAIAASALLAVLVMADKAVQGEDAFAPQVAATPGSEYEEQARKAGLIQTDVYPLTLFATGGMMLFPAAGDLITMFVALEVLSLPLYLLSGMARRRRLLSMEASFKYFVLGALSSAFFLFGAAWVYGATGKLKLSDIAGVIFNGAASSDVVLYVGVVLILIGLLFKVGAVPFHSWTPDVYQGAPTPVTGFMAACTKIAAFGVLLRILFSVVPGLHQDLKAVFWVVAIASMLVGTVIGVVTKDIKRMLAYSAIAHTGFILTGVVSLTSQGISSALFYLFTYGIATVGAFAVMSLVREVDSDGHVLGDATTLDQWRGLGRRSPLLAGIFSVFLLAFAGIPLTSGFVAKFAVFAAAFGAGGWVLAVIGLACSAAAAFFYARVIVTMFFSGEPGEVVSSGVGCGVRTTGLTQITVAISLLFTLAVGVAPSWLLNFASTMAAQLGL, from the coding sequence ATGAGTTTCGGGATTGTACGCGATGAAATGTGGCTGAGCCTTGGGCTCGATTGGGCCCTATTGGCGCCCGTTGTGGTGGTGCTTGGTGGGGCCGTGCTGGCCACCTTGTTTGAGGTGGTTTTGCCCAAGTCGATTCGCAAGCCGGTTCAAGTTGTCTTGGCCCTAGTGGCCATTGCCGCTGGCGGCCTGTTGGCCGTGGTTAGGGCGCTTGACAATGCGGCGCCTCAGGTCACTGCCCAAGGTTCGTATTTCGCCGATTCGTTGACCAGTTTCCTGCAAATTGCCATCGCCGCCTCGGCCCTGCTGGCCGTCTTGGTAATGGCGGATAAAGCCGTACAAGGCGAAGACGCCTTTGCGCCGCAGGTGGCTGCCACGCCCGGTTCAGAATACGAAGAACAGGCCCGTAAGGCTGGTCTGATTCAGACCGATGTCTACCCGCTAACGCTGTTTGCCACCGGCGGCATGATGCTGTTCCCGGCGGCCGGTGACCTGATCACTATGTTCGTTGCCCTAGAGGTGTTGTCGCTGCCGCTTTACTTGCTCAGCGGTATGGCCCGCCGCCGCCGCTTGCTGTCAATGGAGGCCTCGTTCAAGTACTTCGTGCTCGGAGCGTTGTCCTCGGCCTTCTTCCTGTTTGGCGCGGCCTGGGTCTACGGCGCTACCGGCAAGCTGAAGCTGTCGGATATTGCCGGCGTGATCTTCAACGGGGCGGCTTCTTCCGACGTGGTGCTTTACGTCGGTGTGGTGCTGATCCTGATAGGTCTGCTATTCAAAGTCGGCGCGGTCCCGTTCCATTCCTGGACGCCAGATGTCTACCAAGGTGCGCCCACGCCGGTAACCGGTTTCATGGCGGCTTGCACCAAGATCGCGGCCTTTGGCGTGCTGCTGCGCATACTGTTCTCCGTGGTGCCTGGGCTCCACCAGGACCTCAAAGCGGTCTTCTGGGTGGTCGCCATCGCTTCAATGCTGGTTGGCACCGTCATTGGTGTGGTGACCAAGGACATCAAGCGGATGCTGGCTTATTCGGCCATCGCCCACACTGGTTTCATTTTGACCGGCGTGGTTTCGCTGACCTCGCAGGGCATCAGCTCGGCGCTGTTCTATCTCTTCACTTACGGCATTGCCACGGTTGGCGCCTTCGCCGTGATGTCACTGGTGCGTGAGGTCGACTCGGACGGTCACGTTCTGGGCGACGCCACCACCCTGGATCAATGGCGTGGTTTGGGCCGGCGCTCACCGCTGCTGGCCGGGATTTTCTCGGTCTTCTTGCTGGCCTTTGCCGGTATCCCGCTGACTTCTGGCTTCGTCGCCAAGTTCGCCGTCTTTGCGGCGGCCTTCGGCGCCGGTGGCTGGGTCTTGGCGGTTATCGGTCTGGCTTGCTCGGCGGCGGCTGCCTTCTTCTATGCCCGTGTGATTGTGACCATGTTCTTCTCCGGTGAACCGGGCGAAGTCGTCAGTTCCGGGGTTGGCTGCGGTGTCAGAACCACAGGTCTGACGCAAATCACAGTCGCCATCTCGCTGCTGTTTACCTTGGCCGTGGGCGTGGCGCCGAGTTGGCTGCTGAACTTCGCTAGCACCATGGCCGCCCAATTGGGCTTGTAG
- the nuoL gene encoding NADH-quinone oxidoreductase subunit L, whose product MLNSMFMSTEPIEPISASLPATGPASLIWLCVAIPLVSAGLLLVMGRRSNPWGHWLGVLASSSTFVVGVAAFFQLLGLDAAERSMNVKLFTFLPAIGPIGPVEAGMQVDQLSITFVLLVSFVGSLIHIYSVAYMDHDPDRRRFFAYLNLFVASMLLLVLGNSYLLLFIGWEGVGLASYLLIGFWNHRDEYAVAAKKAFVVNRVGDIGLLVAMMLMFANFHAVGFTEVFAQAPEASSALVTGIGIMLLLAACGKSAQFPLQSWLGDAMAGPTPVSALIHAATMVTAGVYLVVRSGPIYAGAPNAKLAVVVIGAITLLYGAIVGCAKDDMKKALAASTMSQIGYMMLAAGLGPVGAAFAIMHLLTHGFFKAGMFLGAGSVMHGMNDEVDMRRFGAVRSAMMVTYVTFGLGWLAILGLPPFAGFFSKDKIIEAAFEGTGWQPWVFGFVTMIGAGITAFYMSRLFFMVFHGQARWDDGVHPHESPALMTVPMMILALGSVSLGFILWLVKFPDWLAPITDPHHHHAEAPVLAVPVITGVTLALVLIGGFLAWTLFGTKKAKVPKLPPAANGLVKAARLDLYQDQVNHGLFVIPGQGLINVTTAADTHVVDGSVRGLGWLISRSGQVVRRLQTGYARSYAATMVAGMVILLAIVLAVVL is encoded by the coding sequence ATGTTGAACTCCATGTTTATGAGCACCGAGCCAATCGAACCGATTAGCGCCAGTCTTCCTGCCACCGGTCCGGCCAGTCTTATCTGGCTTTGCGTGGCCATCCCGCTGGTCTCGGCCGGGCTGTTGTTGGTCATGGGCCGCCGGTCCAACCCGTGGGGCCACTGGCTTGGCGTGTTGGCTTCGTCTTCCACTTTTGTGGTCGGTGTAGCCGCCTTCTTCCAGCTGCTCGGATTGGACGCGGCTGAGCGGTCGATGAACGTCAAGCTATTCACCTTCCTGCCGGCGATTGGACCAATTGGCCCGGTCGAAGCCGGTATGCAGGTTGATCAGCTTTCGATCACATTTGTGCTACTAGTCAGTTTCGTTGGTTCGCTGATCCACATCTATTCGGTGGCCTATATGGACCACGACCCGGACCGGCGGCGTTTCTTCGCCTACCTCAACCTGTTTGTGGCCTCGATGCTGCTGCTAGTACTGGGTAACTCCTATCTGCTGCTGTTTATTGGCTGGGAGGGCGTTGGTTTGGCCTCCTACCTGCTGATCGGTTTTTGGAACCACCGCGACGAATACGCCGTGGCGGCCAAGAAAGCCTTCGTGGTCAACCGGGTAGGCGATATTGGCCTGCTCGTGGCCATGATGCTGATGTTCGCCAACTTCCATGCGGTTGGATTCACCGAAGTCTTCGCACAGGCGCCGGAAGCCTCCAGTGCCCTGGTTACCGGCATCGGCATCATGCTGTTGCTTGCGGCCTGCGGCAAGTCCGCCCAATTCCCGCTTCAATCCTGGCTCGGTGACGCCATGGCCGGCCCAACACCGGTCTCTGCTCTGATCCACGCCGCCACCATGGTCACCGCCGGTGTCTATCTGGTGGTCCGCTCCGGCCCGATCTACGCCGGCGCGCCCAACGCCAAACTGGCGGTAGTCGTCATCGGCGCTATCACACTGCTGTATGGCGCCATCGTCGGCTGCGCCAAGGACGATATGAAGAAGGCCCTGGCAGCCTCGACCATGTCGCAGATCGGCTACATGATGCTGGCGGCTGGGCTAGGGCCGGTTGGCGCCGCCTTCGCCATTATGCATCTGCTGACCCATGGCTTCTTCAAGGCCGGCATGTTCCTAGGAGCCGGTTCGGTTATGCACGGCATGAACGACGAGGTCGACATGCGCCGCTTTGGTGCTGTTAGAAGCGCCATGATGGTGACCTACGTCACCTTCGGCTTGGGCTGGTTGGCCATCTTGGGCCTGCCACCCTTCGCTGGTTTCTTCTCCAAGGACAAGATCATTGAGGCGGCTTTCGAGGGCACCGGCTGGCAGCCGTGGGTCTTTGGCTTTGTCACAATGATTGGCGCCGGCATCACCGCCTTCTACATGTCTCGCCTCTTCTTTATGGTCTTCCACGGCCAGGCTCGCTGGGATGACGGCGTTCACCCGCATGAATCCCCGGCCCTTATGACTGTGCCAATGATGATTTTGGCCCTCGGCTCGGTTTCCTTGGGCTTCATCTTGTGGCTGGTTAAGTTCCCCGACTGGCTGGCCCCCATAACCGACCCGCATCACCACCACGCCGAGGCTCCGGTTTTGGCGGTGCCAGTCATTACTGGCGTCACCTTGGCACTTGTGCTGATTGGCGGCTTTTTGGCTTGGACCCTGTTTGGCACCAAGAAAGCCAAAGTGCCCAAGTTGCCGCCGGCAGCCAACGGCCTGGTTAAGGCGGCCAGGCTGGACCTCTACCAAGACCAGGTCAACCACGGCCTGTTCGTCATACCGGGTCAGGGGCTTATCAATGTCACCACAGCGGCTGACACCCATGTGGTTGACGGTTCGGTCAGGGGCTTGGGTTGGCTGATCAGCCGGTCCGGCCAGGTGGTGCGAAGACTCCAAACTGGTTATGCCCGTTCGTACGCGGCCACCATGGTGGCTGGCATGGTCATTCTCTTGGCCATTGTCCTGGCCGTGGTGTTGTGA
- a CDS encoding NADH-quinone oxidoreductase subunit M, translated as MESIPWLTLLIAVPSIGALVVWLVPGAVRRYARQVAFVFSLVVLVMAVIMAAGFKTNGGVQFTEKYTWIPRFGINYEVGVGGIGLTMVLLSVLLVPLVLLAAWREQETPSRSANYAALVLWLESFMVAIFAARDVFLFYLVFEAMLIPVYFMIGSFGSGAVRRKAALKFLLYSLAGGLIMLGGVIAIWTQAGKGYSVGDLTGIDWGSSTAERLIFLSFFIAFAVKAPMWPVHTWLPDAAQAAKPGTSVLLVGVLDKVGTFGMLVLCLPMFPNAAKWAAPAIVVLALISIVWGALMAMGQNDLLRLIAYTSVSHFGFIVLGIFAFNATAAVGSSFYMINHGFSTGALFFLAGFLISRRGTQDLTQMGPGLQRTVPMLAGTFMVVGLSAVALPGLSTFVSEFQVLVGSFANSSTRAPAVIAALGVVLAALYILWAYQKIFTGPPREDLEGTRDLNARELWVVGPLIALMLVFGFYPKPAVDVLTPAANQELKLVTVQCEEATQACQAAAALGDLAEQKGGQS; from the coding sequence ATGGAATCTATCCCCTGGCTGACTCTGCTGATCGCGGTGCCTTCAATAGGCGCACTGGTGGTCTGGCTGGTCCCCGGTGCCGTCCGGCGCTATGCCCGCCAAGTGGCCTTTGTCTTCTCGCTGGTGGTTCTGGTCATGGCCGTGATCATGGCCGCTGGCTTCAAAACCAACGGTGGTGTTCAGTTCACCGAGAAGTACACCTGGATCCCTCGCTTCGGCATCAACTACGAAGTTGGTGTCGGTGGCATTGGTCTAACCATGGTGCTGCTGTCGGTGCTATTGGTGCCGTTGGTGCTGCTGGCGGCCTGGCGCGAACAGGAAACGCCATCTCGCAGCGCCAACTATGCCGCGCTGGTGTTGTGGCTCGAGTCGTTTATGGTAGCGATCTTCGCTGCTCGCGACGTTTTCTTGTTCTACCTGGTTTTCGAGGCCATGCTGATTCCGGTCTATTTCATGATCGGTTCATTCGGTTCTGGCGCCGTGCGCCGCAAGGCCGCTTTGAAGTTCCTGCTCTATTCGCTGGCCGGCGGTCTAATCATGCTCGGTGGCGTTATCGCCATCTGGACCCAGGCTGGCAAGGGTTATTCGGTTGGTGATTTGACCGGGATCGACTGGGGTTCGTCAACCGCTGAGCGTTTGATCTTCCTGTCCTTCTTCATCGCCTTCGCGGTCAAGGCGCCAATGTGGCCAGTTCACACTTGGTTGCCCGATGCCGCCCAGGCGGCTAAGCCCGGCACTTCAGTTTTGCTGGTGGGCGTGTTGGACAAGGTTGGCACCTTCGGCATGCTGGTGCTGTGCCTGCCGATGTTCCCCAACGCCGCCAAATGGGCCGCACCGGCCATTGTGGTCTTGGCCCTGATCTCGATTGTTTGGGGGGCGCTAATGGCAATGGGTCAAAACGACCTGCTGCGTTTGATCGCCTACACTTCGGTGTCCCACTTTGGCTTCATCGTTTTGGGCATCTTCGCCTTCAACGCCACCGCCGCGGTTGGTTCGTCGTTCTACATGATCAACCACGGCTTCTCGACTGGCGCCTTGTTCTTCTTAGCTGGCTTCTTGATTTCGAGGCGCGGCACACAGGACCTAACCCAGATGGGGCCAGGTTTGCAGCGCACGGTGCCAATGCTGGCTGGCACCTTCATGGTGGTTGGCCTCTCGGCTGTGGCCCTGCCGGGTCTTTCGACCTTCGTCTCAGAATTCCAGGTGTTAGTCGGTTCGTTTGCCAACTCCTCAACCCGGGCGCCTGCGGTCATCGCGGCCCTGGGTGTGGTGCTGGCGGCGCTGTACATCTTGTGGGCCTACCAGAAGATCTTCACCGGTCCGCCGCGCGAAGATCTGGAAGGTACCCGTGACCTCAACGCCCGCGAACTGTGGGTGGTTGGGCCGCTAATCGCCTTGATGCTGGTATTCGGCTTCTACCCCAAGCCGGCAGTCGATGTCTTAACGCCTGCCGCCAACCAGGAGCTAAAGCTGGTCACTGTCCAATGTGAGGAAGCGACTCAGGCCTGCCAGGCGGCAGCTGCCTTGGGTGACTTAGCCGAGCAGAAAGGGGGCCAGTCATGA